The nucleotide window CGTGATGAAGCGATCGGTGACCGTGAACTGCACGGCATCCCCCCGCAGCGCCGCGCTGACGAAGAGATGCGCCGGCGCCTCGACTTCGGCGCGCGCATAGGCGCCGGCGCCGCTCACGACCTCGCGCTGATCCAGGCGCACCGCGCCCCGCTCCCGGCCAGCCGTCGGACAGCGGGTGGTGACCGGAGCGGTGGGGAGTACGTCGGCGCAGTTCTCGTAGTTGGAGCGCTCATCGCGCTGCCGTTGGGCATCGGCGCCGGCACTCAGGCGGAGTGGCCAGGGGAGCGCGGTGACGCGCCACGCGCCATGCACGCCCCCACCCACGACGCGCCGGTCCACCGCCACGATCGCGAACGGCAAGGGGTTGTCGAGCGTGCGCGTCCCCGTGAAGAGCGACCCGCGCACCGTGCCACTGCCGACCGTGCGCTCCGCGAGCAGCGCGACCTGCGACTGCTGCACCGCCTTGCGACTGCGCTTGGTGATGTTGAGCGAATCGGGCAGCGCGGGATCGCGCGCGAGTTCCGCCGCCGTGAGCGCGCCGGGATTCTCGGCGCGCGGCGCGTCGTAGCGGGTGCCCTGGAGTTCGAATCGCGTGCCGGCGATGGTGGCGCTCGTGCGCGCAAAGACGCTCGAGGCATCGAGGCGCGACCAGGCCCGCTGGCCGTCGCCGCGCGTGCGCGTGAAGGACGCCAGCCACTGCGGGGCCTGCAGCACACCGAGCGGCGCGGCGGCAGATCCCGAGGCGGTCACATTGGCGCGCTGCACGCCACCACCGTCCCACACCCGCGTCGCGAGCGACGCCGGCGCCGCGGAGGGCGCGCGCGAGGTCATCGCCACAACGCCGCCGGCCGCGTTGCCGTAGAGCGCCGCCGCCGTGCCGCGCACGACATCGACCTGGCCGATCGTTTCGAGATCCAGCCAGTCGAGTGGGGTCTGCCCGTCGGGCAGCGAGAGGGGCACGCCATCGCGCAGGATGCGCACGCCGCGCACACCGAACGCGCTGCGGGCCCCGAAACCGCGCAGGGTCACGCGCGGGTCCTGCGAGGGATTGGCGCGGTCCTGCACCTGCACCCCAGGCACACCGAGCAACAGATCGCCCACGCCGCTCCGCCGCTGGGCCGGTCGTTCGGTCAGGGCGGTGCTGGTGGTGGCAAAGGGCAACTCGAAGGGCGATCGCGCCTGATCGCGGGTCACCGTAATGCGCACCGCGCCGAGCGCCTGCGCGCTCGAATCGCGACGCGTGGTGGTGTCGCGCCCTTGCGCTGCGAGTGGGTGGGACGCGGCGAGGCCCATGGCCGCGCCGGTCGCGAGGCCCATGGCCGCGCGCCTCGCTGAATTCCGAGAGTTTCTGAGCACCCTCCGATCTATCGCGCCACGGCGTCTGGCGGGAGGGTCCGCGCGGAGAGGTCGCGCCGATGGCCGGCGACGCGTGTTACGGCGTGCTGCAGCTCGGGTTGCGGTTCAGCGGGTTGTCATCGAACAGCTCACCCGTGCGGGAGCAGATGATGCCGGTACCGGTGTCGCGGAGCGACAGGAACCAGTGCGACGATGACGCATTGCTCTTCACGACCCGCTGGTCGGGGCCGAGCCGGGCGCCGCGCCCCTCGAGTTCGCGCCAGGTGGCGAAGCGGCCATTGAGCAGCCGGTAGGTGCCCTGCAGCTCGAAGACCTTCACGAAGGTCGCGCTCATCGCCTGCTTGCTGCGATCGAGCTGCATGCTGCCGCGCATCTGGACGGCGGCAATGGACACCGCGACAAAGACGAAGGCGACGATCAGGCTGGTCACCAGGGTCCGTTCGCGTTCGGCGGCAGCAATGCGGCGCTGTGTTTCGCGGGTTGGTCCCGCCGGCGTTTCGGCCGGCCGTTCGGCGACCGGCTTCGCCGCCCCGCGCACGGTGGTCGCATAGGGCGTGGGCACCGGCGCGACCGGGCGTGTGCGCATGGGCACCGACGGGACCAGGCGCGCCGGGACGGCGGGCGCGTTGGCCACGGAGCTCCGGCCAACGCCCATCATGGGGCCTGCCTCGCGTCGTCCGGCCGGTGGCGCCGCGCCAATCCCCCGCTGGGCCGCCTCGAACTGCCGGGCTGCGAGCGTCGACGGACGACGTGGAGGTGACGTGGACATGGCCGCATGGTATCTCACGGACGATCGGGAGGGCATAGCGGCATCGGCATCCCTATCACAGAAGTGGAACGCGCTGCAACTTTCCTGTGACCAACCGCAGCAACTCCACGAAATTCGTCGTCCATGTTCTTTCGACAGCTCTACGACACGGCCCTGGCGCAAGCGAGCTATGTGATCGGCTGCCAGGCCACCGGCGAGGCGATCGTCATTGATCCCCTGCGGGACCCGGCCCCCTATCTCGCGGTCGCCAAGGCCGAGGGGCTCCGCATCACCCACATCACCGAGACGCACATTCACGCCGACTTCGTCTCGGGGGCGCGCGAACTCCGGGCCGCCTGTGGGGCGCAGCTCTACCTGTCGGCGGAGGGTGGCAGCGACTGGCAGTACGCGTATGCGGCCACCGATGGCGCGACGCTGCTGCATGACGGCGACCGCATCGTCGTGGGCAACATCCATCTCGACGTGATGCACACGCCCGGGCATACGCCGGAGCATCTGAGCTTCATCGTGACCGACACGCCGCGGGCCGCCGGTCCCATGGGCGTGCTGACCGGTGACTTTGTGTTTGTGGGCGATGTCGGGCGGCCGGACCTGCTCGAGCGCGCGGCCAAGATCGCGAACACCATGGAAGCCGGAGCGCGCACCCTCTTTCATTCGCTCGAACGCTTCCGCGCGCTGCCCGATCACCTGCAGGTGTGGCCGGGCCATGGCGCCGGGTCGGCGTGCGGCAAGGCGCTGGGCGCGGTCCCCTCGAGTACCGTGGGCTACGAAAAGATGGCCAACTGGGGCGTGGGCACGACGGACGAGGCCACCTTCGTGCAGATGGTGCTCGACGGGCAGCCGGAACCCCCGCGATACTTCGCCGAGATGAAGCGGCTCAACCGCGACGGCCCGCCGGTACTTGGCGCGCGCGCCCCACTCCCGCGCCTCGAGGCGGCGGACGTGCTCGCACTAGGCGCCGATCACTGGGTGATCGACCTGCGCTCGGCGGCGGCCGCGGCTGACGGATACGTGTCGGGCACGCTCAACGTCCCGCTCTCGAAGTCGTTCAGTACCTATGTCGGGTCATTGCTGCCGATCACGGCCCCGGTGGTGCTGCTGGCGAGTGAATCGCCCAACAGTCCGGAGCGCACAACCGATACGGCGCCCGACTCGGTGACCAGCACGCGCGAGGTCCTGGCCCACGTCGGCTTCGATCAGGTGATTGGCTGGGCGTTCGCGGACCCCGTGCTCGCGCAGGCGACCGCCGCGGGACGCGTGGCCAGCATGCCCCAGGTGGCCCCGGCACAGTTGCAGTCGATGGCGGAGATTCCGGTCATCGATGTGCGCGGGCGCAGCGAATGGGATGGTGGTCATCTCCCCGGCGCGCGGCATCTGCCGCTGGGGAGCCTGCCAGAAGAGGCGGCGGCGTTGGCGTCGGCGCCGCTGGTGGTGCAGTGCCAGTCGGGCGGGCGGTCGGCGATCGCGGCGAGCCTGATCGCCCGGGCGGCGTACTTCGCGGGTCACACGCCCCTGGTGCGCAACCTCGCCGGCGGGTATCTGGCGTGGCGAGGGGCGGGGTTACCCGTGACCAGTGGTGATTGAGCGCCCGTTTCCGTGGGACGAGCCGGGTGACGCTCAAATGACGCGCTGATACTAAAGAGCGGGACCGGGTTTCCGGTCCCGCTCTTTGTGTATGGGCGGACACTGCGCTTACTGCCGTTGTCTGCGGTCCTGTGCTGTCGTCCCTGCTGGCGAGTGAGTGAACGGCAGTAATGCGGGTCAGCTCTTCGCCGTGGCGATCTGCTGCCGGAGCAATTCCGACGCCGCGCTCCGCTGCGCCGGCGTGCCCACACGCAGGGCGTCCACGCAGGCGAGCATCGCGTGCAGCCGCGCGTCCTTCGCGACCACCTTGGTCAGGCCGTTGAACAGCGGCACCAGCGTTTCACCACGCACGGTGCCGGCCTCCGTTGGCCAGATGAGCGGCCGCAGCGGCTCGGCACCGGTCACCGCCGCCGCAACCTCCGGATGCGCCCCGGCCGTCGGCAGCCCGACGCGTTCCGGGCCGTGCACCGGCGGAAAGGCGTAGCGAACGCCGTGCACCAGGAACTCATGGAGCGCCTCCTCCCGCACCGTGCGCGAACCGGGGCCACAGATCCCGGCGTGCTGCAGGCGCGCCACCGAGCGATGCACCGCGCTGGTGCTGGTGGCCAGCGCGCCGGCGAGCGGCTCATACCGATCTTCGGGCACCAGCACGAGCCGAAGCGCGACGGCAATGTCGAACGGGCGAAGCGAAGGCTGAGAGGGCACCGGAGCGGTAGGCAGAGAGTGGAGGGGTGGGGACCAGACGCGGCAGTGTAGTGAAATATTCCGGGAAACGACATACCGAGCCGCGCATACATCGTCCCGGAAATTTCACTTTTTATCACCAATGGAATCGTTTTACAGCGAAAATACACCCCTCGAACCCGTTACATTAAACAGGACTTAATGTACGGTTCGTCCCTCCCGCTGCGCCGCCTAGGGCTGCCGAGTGGGAGAGCCCCACCGGTTGTTCTTGCGATCGACGTCGAGCAGGCGCTGCTCGGGGTCGAGTTCGATCCCCACGAGCTGCTTCCCCACGAAGCGGAACTCGCGCACATAGCGCCGCGTGTTGGTGCTCCACACCTCCGCGGGATAGTGCACGTCCATCGTGCTGCCGTCGCTGAAGGAGAAACGCGCACGAATGGGCAGCACGCCCCGCTCGCGGTTGCCGAACACCACCGCCACCTGATTCGTGTCACCGCGCGTGCGGGTCACGACGGTGTCGACCGCCTGATCGAAGCGCGCGTTTTCGATGAACCACTCCCGCCAGAACCAGTCGAGCCGACGGCCCGCGACGTTCTCCATGGTCCGGAAGAAATCGGCCGGCGTGGGATGCTTGAAGGCCCAGCGCGCGGTGTACGTCTTGAACGCCTCATCGAACGCCTGCGGCCCGAGGATCTCCTGCCGCAACAGCTGGAGCCCCACACTCGGCTTCACGTAGGCGGTCACCCCGAGCATGTCGGGGGCGATGCGGTCGGGGTTGATGTCAATGGGCTTGTCCATGCCCGCCGTCATCACCTGCTCCACCAGGCGACGCTCCTCCGCCGCGCGCGCCATCTGATCGCCCTTCTCCGGATAGCGGCGGCCTTCCGAGAAGGTATTGATGAAGGTGTTGAAGCCTTCGTCCTGCCACATGTAGACGCGTTCGTTGCTCCCGACAATCATCGGGAACCACATATGTCCGATCTCGTGCGTGACGACGTTGTACAGGTCGTACACATCGGCACTTTTGTTCTCCATCGCGATCATGGGGTACTCCATGCCGCTGATGGGGCCTTCGATGGCCGAGATCTGCGGCCAGGGGTACATGAACCAGCGCTCGGAGTACTCCATGATCGACATGCGCGACTGGTCGGCGGCGTCGTGCCAGTTCACCGCGGCGCTGGGGCGGTAGTAGGCGTAGGCCATGATCCCCTTCCAGCTGGTCGCATCCCACTGAAAGTCGGGTGAGGCCGCCCACACCGCGTCGCGCACATTCTTGGCGACGAAGTGCCACGTCATCGTGCCGCTCGTGCGCGGGCGCGCCTTGCCGCTCGCGAGTTCGTCGGCCGTGATGAGGCGCACCACGGTATCGCTCTTGGCCGCGATCGCGTGGCGTGCGAGGGTGGTGGGGGTGAGGACCTGGGCGGCGTTCTGGAGCGCCCCCGTTGCCGCCACGATGTAGCCCGCCGGCACGGTCACGCTCAGATCGTAGTCGCCGTACTCGAGATAGAACTCGCCCTGCCCCAGATACGGTTCGATGTTCCAGCCACGCACATCATCGTACACGGCGACGCGCGGATACCACTGGGCGATCTCGTAGAGCGCGCCCTCGCGCCCCATGCGGTCGGCGCCATGCTCGGGCACGGGGAACGACCACGCCATGTCGATGGTGGCCGTCTTTCCCGGCGCGAGCGGCTCGGCGAGATCCACCTTCATGACGGTTTCTTCCACGCGGCGCGTGAGCTCCACGCTCTTGGTCGCGCCGCCGGCAGGGCCCAGCGTCTGCGCGAGCTTCGTGAACGTGTACCCGCCGTTGAAGCCACGCGAACCAAAGCGCCCGTCTTCCTCGAAGATGTACGAGTTGAGCGACTTGTCCCGGAAGGCGTTCTGCTCCGTCTGCATCCAGAGGAAGCGCAGCGTGTCCGGCGTGCGATTGGTATAGCGCAGCGTCATACTCCCGCTGACGCTCTTCTTGGCCGTATCGAGCGTGGCCTTGAGCACGTAGTCGGCGCGATTCTGCCAGTAGCGGGCGCCGGGGGCTCCGCTGCCGGCGCGCATCTCGTTGGCCGTGGGAAGTACGAGCGGCGCGAAGATGGAAGTATCGGCCACCGATCGCGGCGCGGGGCGTTCGGGGCGCGGCGCCTGAGCCGGCGCGCGCGTGGCCGACGCGGCCGCGAGGGCGAGGGCGGCCACCGCGCGATGGCCGCTGACGCGACCGCGCGGCAGGGAACGAAGGATGTCTGGCAGTGTCAGCATCAGAGCAGGATCCGGTGCGCAGGAATGGGCGGGAGCGTGAGAAAGATACCCCTGAGCGAGCCGAGGGGTCATCGACGCAATGCGGCTGCTTGTGAGGGACCCGCAGGCGGGCGAGTTTAGACGGATGTCCGAGCCCTCCCTCTTTCATGCCACGCCGGTGTTCCCGCGCGGCTTTCATTGCGCCAGCCGCAATGTGGGCCTCAAGCCCAGCGCGCGTGATCTGACGCTCTTCGCGAGCGACGTCGACGCGGCCGCCGCCGCGGTGTTCACGCGCAATCACTTCCCCGGCGCGCCGATCATTCTGGGGCGTGAGACCATCCGGGGCGGCACGTTGCGCGCGATCATCGCCAACAGCAAGGTGAGCAACGTGGCCACCGGCGCGACGGGCGTGGAGAATGCGCGGCGCATGGCGCGCGCGGCGGCCGCCGAACTCGGCACCGACCCGGGGCGGGTGCTGGTGAGCTCCACCGGCGTGATTGGCGTGCAGCTCCCGATCGAGAAGATCGAACGGGGCGTGGTGGGGATGGCTGCCGATCTGCAGGGCGACCCGATGGTCGGCGCGGAAGGAATCATGACCACCGACACGCACCCCAAGGCGCTGTCGGCCAGTGTGGGCAACGCCACGATCACGTGGGTGGCGAAGGGCTCAGGGATGATCGAGCCGAACATGGCCACCATGCTGAGCTACATCTTCACGGATGCGGCGTTCGATGCGCCCACGCTCGACCGCCTGCTGCGCGCGGCGGTGGCGCCGACGTTCAACATGCTCAGCGTGGACACCGATACGAGCACGTCGGACACGTGCGCGATTCTCGCCAACGGACTGGCGGGCGCGGTGGACGAAGCCGAATTCCTGCGCGTCCTGCGCGCGGGGTGCACGCGCATGACGGAGATCCTCGCGCGCGATGGCGAGGGGGCGGAGCATCTGGTCCGCGTGACGGTGCGCGGCGCCCTGAATGCCACCGAAGCGCACGTCGTGGCGAAGAGCATCGTGAACTCGCCGCTCGTGAAGACGATGGTGCACGGCGCCGATCCGAATGTCGGCCGCTTGCTGATGGCGGTGGGCAAGTGCTTCACCTGCACCATTCGGCCAGCCACGACCGATGCCTGGATCAACGGCTATCAGGTCGTGGGCAACGGCGAGCGCCTCGCGTTCGATGATGCCATCGTGCGCGAGACGCTCTCCCGGGAAGTGGTTGACCTCGAGGTGTGCCTCGGGGTGGGCGATGGGGAGGCCACGGCGTACGGCTGTGACCTCACGAAGGGGTACGTGGACGAGAACGCGGCGTACTACAGCTCCTGAGGAACCCACAACCCAGCACCAAAAACCCGAGACCCTAAACCGATCAGTTTAGGGTCTCGGGTTTTTAGTGCTGGGTTGTGGGTGCCTTACTCCCCTGGCACGTCCGGCAGTCCCGCCACCCCCATCGCGTGCACCTGCTCCGCCCACTGGGTGAGCCGTTCGAGGCGCAGCACGGTGCCGGTGATATCGAAGTGCTGCACCAGCGCGCCGCGCGGGCCGGCATTCGAGAGCGGCGTGGCCGACAGCCGGAAGAAGCGCTTCTGCGTGGGGGAGTGGCAGGGGTACTCCACCTCGAAGCGCTCGCGGCGGCCGGCGAGCAGATCCCGCAGCCCACGCCCGACCGTTTGCGCCATCGGATCGTTCGGCGCGGCCATGCACGTCGCGACGTAGTTGAGCCCCACGCCGGAAATGAGCGGCGGCGGCGCCTCGTTCGCCGAGGCAAAGCGCGACCATTCGGCGTTCGTCTGCACGATGGTGCCGTCGGGTCCGAGCACCGCGAGTGACGACGGGATCGAGTCGAGGATGTTCTGCAGGCGCTCCTCGCCCTGCTTCACTTCCGTCACATCGATCACGCTCACGATGACGCCATGCACCCCCACGTCGCCGGTGAGATACGGGAGCACCTTCACATGGAGATGGGTGCCATCGCTGGCGACCAGATCGTGGGACTCCGCGCCCTGCCCCTGCATGACCCGGCGGCACATCCCCACCAGATCCACGCCGGGCACCTTGGCGGCGATATGCTCGAGCGGGCGGCCGATGTCCTGCGGCATGACGTTGAGCAGGCGCAGCGCCGCATCGGTGAACTTGCGGATGCGCAGCCCTTCGTCCACGAACAGGGTGCCGACCCCGGTGGTACGCAGGAGGTTCTCGATGTCGTTGTTGAGCGAAATGAGCTCGGCGATCTTTTCCTGATACTCGGCGTTGACCGTCTGCAGCTCTTCGTTCACCGACTGGAGCTCTTCGTTGGTGCTCTGCAGCTCCTCGTTCGACGCCAGCAGCTCCTCGTTGGTGGCCTGCAGCTCCTCGTTCGAGGTTTCGAGCTCCTCGATCGTGGCCTGCAGGTTTTCCTTCGTGTACTGCAGTTCGTGTTCGAGCTGCGTGAGGCGGAGCGCGGTGCTTTCGTCGGCGGCGAGCGTATCGGCCGTCTTGCCGGTGAGCGGCACGGGGCCGCTCTGGAAGAAGATCACGTAGGCGCGCGTGCGATCGGGGCCCACGTCGAGCGGGCGCACGTGCAGCGTGACCGTGGGCTCGTTCGACTGGAGCTCGATGCCTTCGTAGATGATCTCGCGATGTTCCTTCGCGATGCGCCCCAGGGCGGCGCGCAGGGCCGCGCTCAGCGGGCGCGGCAAGAGCTTGAAGATCTCGAGCGTCGAACGGCCGGCCGGCACCTTGAGCAGCGTGGAGACATCACCGAACGTGTGCAGCAGCTGGAACTCGGCGTCGAGCACGACGCATCGCAGCTTGAGGAGATCGGTGAGCTCCTGGAAGACGTGCTCGAGCAGCCCATCTTCAGCGGCGCTGCGCGTGGCCTGCCCGCGCGTGGACAGCACCGCGGCCTCGGCGCCGGTCGTGACGCCATAGGTCTGCATGAGCGAGCGGCGCGGGCGCGATGGCAGTGCCTCGGCCAGCGTATGCCGCCCGGGCTGCAGCGCCTGATAGAGCTTCCACTTCGCATCGACCACGTCGAACAGCGTGGACAGGGCGCCGACCGTTTCGCTGGACCCCAGCAGCAGATAGCCACGTGCGCGGAGCGCATAGGCGAGCAACGCGATAACGCGACGCTGCAGATCCGCGCCGAGGTAGATCAGCATGTTGCGGCAGGACACCATGTCCATGCGCGTCAACGGCGGATCCTTGAGCAGATTGTGTCGGGCGAAGATCACGCGATCGCGCAGGGCGCGGCTGACGCGATAGCCATCGCCATCGGCCACAAACCAGCGCGCCAGTCGATCCGGGGAGATGTCGGCGGCGATGGAATCGCCGTAGCGACCGGCGGCGGCGAACTCCACGGCATCCTGATCCACGTCGGTAGCAAAGACGCGCACGTTGCGCGTGAGCTTGAGCTCCTCGAGCGTCTCCAGCAGCAGGATGACAATCGAGTAGGCTTCTTCACCGGTGGAGCAGGCGGGCACCCAGACGCGCAGTTCGCCATCGGGGGGCGCATCCTGCACGAGCTGCGGGAGGACGCGCTGCTGCAGAAGGCGGAAGGCCTCCTCGTCACGGAAGAAGCGGGTGACGTTGATGAGCAGATCGCGATGCAGCGCCACCAACTCGGTGCGCGAATCCTCGAGGAGGCGCACATAGTCATCCCAGCCGAGGCCGGGGTGCATGAGCACGCGGCGCTCGATGCGGCGAATGATGGTATTCGGCTTGTAGCCGGCGAAGTCCGTGCCGAGGCGATCGCGCAGCAGACCGAGGACGCGCGTGACCTGCTGCGCGGTGCCGGCGCTCTGCTCGGGGGCGGTCATGGCGCGCACGCCGCCCCGCCGCTGGAAGAACTGCAGGATCGTGGCGGGCATCTCGCCCACCGGCAGGACCTGATCGGCGAGGCCGGTCGCGACGACGCTCCGCGGCATGCCGTCGAACTGCGCCTCGGTCGGTTCCTGCACCAGCACGAGGCCACCCTCGGCCTTCAGTTCACGCGCGCCACGCGTGCCATCGCTGCCGGTGCCCGAGAGCACCACGCCCACGGCGAACTCGCCCTGGGCCTGCGCGAGGGACGCGAAAAAGCTGTCGATCGGCAGGTGCAACCCGGAGCCACTCGGCGCCTCGACGAGATGTAGTTCGCCCTCACTGATCGTGAGGTTCGTCTTGGGCGGATTGAGATACACCGTGTTGGGCATGATGCGCATGCCTTCTTCGGCGCGAACGACCTTGAGCGGTGTGTGACGCCGCAGGAGCTCGACCATGAGCGACTTGTGGTCGGGCGACAGGTGCTGCACGACGACATAGGCGATGCCGGTATTGGCATCGGTGCTGTCGAAGAAGAGCTGCAGCGCCTCGAGCCCGCCGGCGCTGGCGCCGATGGCGCAGATCCCCAACAGGGGCTCCTGCTCGTCGGTGGTGGCCGCGGTCGGCTCGAGACTCTGGGGGGTGGTCATGCGGAGTGGGCGTCGGACTGGTACGAGGGGAGTGGGGTGGGCGGGCCGTCCAGCGCGTCACGCACGCCGGCCAGCAATCCAGCCACGGACCATGGCTTCTGGATTATGGGGGCCGCGCACGGCGCCCGCACCTCTGCGTCGTCGAATTCTGCGCCGGGGTAGCCGGTCATCCAGATCAGGCGGACACCGGCGCCAAAGCGGATCACCCCGTCGAGCACCCGGGCCCCACCGCCCCGGGGCATCACGATATCGGAGAGGACCACGTCGATCGGCCCGTGGAGGGCGTGCGAGCGACTGGCGAGGACATCCCAGGCATGGTCGCCGTGGTGGGCCTCGAGTACCCGATACCCCGCCTTCTCCAACAGGCGAACTGCCAACGCGCGGATCCCGGGGTCGTCCTCGACCACGAGGACGGTCTCGCCATGGACGGCGCGGTGCGCCTTGGCCGGCGTGGGGAGCGCCTGCGCGATCCAGGCGCTGTCGGCCACGGCGAAGTGCAGGGTGACCGTGGTGCCCTGCTGGCGCGCCGACCGCACCTCCACGCGCCCCCGCATCTGCTCCATGAGCCCTTGGACCATCGGCATCCCCAGCCCGGTCCCCTGCCCCGGCGGCTTGGTGGTGAAGAAGGGTTCGAAGAGGTTGGCGAGCGTGCTGCTGTCCATCCCGACCCCGGTATCCTGCACCCGCACCACGACGTGATGGAGCGGCTGCACCAGGGCCCGGGCGGCATCCGCGGCCTGACGGGCGGCCCCCGATTCGGCGCGTACGGTAATGGTGAGGTTCCCACCGTCCGGCATCGCATCGCGGGCATTGGTGGCCAGGTTCAGCAGGATCTCCTGCACGGCGTTCGCATCGGCGCAGGCCAGCGGCAGCTCGCCCTCGATCCGCACCTGGGTGTTGATCGTCTCCGGGAGAATGCGACGCAGAATGGTGGCCGCTTCCTCGATGCCGGCGCCGATGTCGCAGGCGGTGAGGCGCAGCGGTTCCTGACGGCCGAGCGCCATGAGCTTGCGCACCATTTCGGCGCCCCGCCGCGCCGCGGCGAGCACCTCCTGCAGCGACTGCCGATCGGCGTCGCTCACCGCATCCGGATCACCGGCGAGGATCTCGGCGTGCGCGACGATGACCGTGAGCAGGTTATTGAAGTCGTGGGCAATGCCGCCGGTGACCCGGCCGATCGCTTCCATGCGCTGCGCCGTGCGCAGCTGGCGCTCCATGCTGTTCATGGCGGAGCGATCGCGCAGCATCGTCACGTGCCGCCCGGGCACGACGTTCGCGCGACTGGCGAACTCGACGTCCACCAGCTTGCCACCGGCGCCCATGTACTGCGAAAAGCCGCGCCCCTCCCCCATGGCGAGGAGGGCTTCGTGCTGCTCGTAGAGGGTATTCAGCGACTCGGGTGCGACGAACTCGCAGAGGGGACGCCCCTCGAGCGCATCGCGCGAGCGCCCAAGCGTCTGCTCGGCCGCGGCATTCACCGCCAGGACCTGCATGGCATCGTCGAACAGCAGGATGGGATCCAAGGCCATTTCGAAGACGCCACGGAAGTGGGCCGTTGCCGACGCTTCGGCGAGCAGGGCCTCGCGCAAGGCCGTGGTCTCGAGATGCTGCACGACCGCGCCCTCGGTGGCCCCCAGCGCGGACACGGTGACGTGATACCAGACGGGATTCGCCGGATTGCGGCAGTGCACGTCCTCTTCAAACGCGAGGCGCCGCCGATCGAGGACCTGGCGCACGCCATCGGCGAGCCGCTGCATGGCCGGATCACCACGAGCGGCCAGCGCGTCGCACTCGTCGGCATAATTGGCGCCGAGCCGCGACCCGACGGATCCTGCCTCGCCGGTGTTGGCCTGAATGTGCCAGCGCGCATTGGCGGCGATGATGTGGCCGGTGGCATCGAGCAACAGCACCGCCGCAGGCAGCGCGTCGATCACATCCTGCGCCGCATCCGCGAGGTGCCGCTGGGCGAGCGCTTCGTGCCGCTCGCCCGTGATGTCGAGGAGGCGCACCAGTCGGGCGGGGGCGCCCTGCCACTTGCCGTCGGTG belongs to Gemmatimonadaceae bacterium and includes:
- the argJ gene encoding bifunctional glutamate N-acetyltransferase/amino-acid acetyltransferase ArgJ; its protein translation is MSEPSLFHATPVFPRGFHCASRNVGLKPSARDLTLFASDVDAAAAAVFTRNHFPGAPIILGRETIRGGTLRAIIANSKVSNVATGATGVENARRMARAAAAELGTDPGRVLVSSTGVIGVQLPIEKIERGVVGMAADLQGDPMVGAEGIMTTDTHPKALSASVGNATITWVAKGSGMIEPNMATMLSYIFTDAAFDAPTLDRLLRAAVAPTFNMLSVDTDTSTSDTCAILANGLAGAVDEAEFLRVLRAGCTRMTEILARDGEGAEHLVRVTVRGALNATEAHVVAKSIVNSPLVKTMVHGADPNVGRLLMAVGKCFTCTIRPATTDAWINGYQVVGNGERLAFDDAIVRETLSREVVDLEVCLGVGDGEATAYGCDLTKGYVDENAAYYSS
- a CDS encoding M1 family metallopeptidase is translated as MLTLPDILRSLPRGRVSGHRAVAALALAAASATRAPAQAPRPERPAPRSVADTSIFAPLVLPTANEMRAGSGAPGARYWQNRADYVLKATLDTAKKSVSGSMTLRYTNRTPDTLRFLWMQTEQNAFRDKSLNSYIFEEDGRFGSRGFNGGYTFTKLAQTLGPAGGATKSVELTRRVEETVMKVDLAEPLAPGKTATIDMAWSFPVPEHGADRMGREGALYEIAQWYPRVAVYDDVRGWNIEPYLGQGEFYLEYGDYDLSVTVPAGYIVAATGALQNAAQVLTPTTLARHAIAAKSDTVVRLITADELASGKARPRTSGTMTWHFVAKNVRDAVWAASPDFQWDATSWKGIMAYAYYRPSAAVNWHDAADQSRMSIMEYSERWFMYPWPQISAIEGPISGMEYPMIAMENKSADVYDLYNVVTHEIGHMWFPMIVGSNERVYMWQDEGFNTFINTFSEGRRYPEKGDQMARAAEERRLVEQVMTAGMDKPIDINPDRIAPDMLGVTAYVKPSVGLQLLRQEILGPQAFDEAFKTYTARWAFKHPTPADFFRTMENVAGRRLDWFWREWFIENARFDQAVDTVVTRTRGDTNQVAVVFGNRERGVLPIRARFSFSDGSTMDVHYPAEVWSTNTRRYVREFRFVGKQLVGIELDPEQRLLDVDRKNNRWGSPTRQP
- a CDS encoding MBL fold metallo-hydrolase, whose amino-acid sequence is MFFRQLYDTALAQASYVIGCQATGEAIVIDPLRDPAPYLAVAKAEGLRITHITETHIHADFVSGARELRAACGAQLYLSAEGGSDWQYAYAATDGATLLHDGDRIVVGNIHLDVMHTPGHTPEHLSFIVTDTPRAAGPMGVLTGDFVFVGDVGRPDLLERAAKIANTMEAGARTLFHSLERFRALPDHLQVWPGHGAGSACGKALGAVPSSTVGYEKMANWGVGTTDEATFVQMVLDGQPEPPRYFAEMKRLNRDGPPVLGARAPLPRLEAADVLALGADHWVIDLRSAAAAADGYVSGTLNVPLSKSFSTYVGSLLPITAPVVLLASESPNSPERTTDTAPDSVTSTREVLAHVGFDQVIGWAFADPVLAQATAAGRVASMPQVAPAQLQSMAEIPVIDVRGRSEWDGGHLPGARHLPLGSLPEEAAALASAPLVVQCQSGGRSAIAASLIARAAYFAGHTPLVRNLAGGYLAWRGAGLPVTSGD
- a CDS encoding TonB-dependent receptor, whose product is MGLATGAAMGLAASHPLAAQGRDTTTRRDSSAQALGAVRITVTRDQARSPFELPFATTSTALTERPAQRRSGVGDLLLGVPGVQVQDRANPSQDPRVTLRGFGARSAFGVRGVRILRDGVPLSLPDGQTPLDWLDLETIGQVDVVRGTAAALYGNAAGGVVAMTSRAPSAAPASLATRVWDGGGVQRANVTASGSAAAPLGVLQAPQWLASFTRTRGDGQRAWSRLDASSVFARTSATIAGTRFELQGTRYDAPRAENPGALTAAELARDPALPDSLNITKRSRKAVQQSQVALLAERTVGSGTVRGSLFTGTRTLDNPLPFAIVAVDRRVVGGGVHGAWRVTALPWPLRLSAGADAQRQRDERSNYENCADVLPTAPVTTRCPTAGRERGAVRLDQREVVSGAGAYARAEVEAPAHLFVSAALRGDAVQFTVTDRFITATNLNDSGDRTLRATSPMLGLAWRPRRTWSAYANLATAFETPTITELTNQENGAAGLNVTLGPQRTRTVEVGAQALVAGHLRADLALFRAKVLDELVGFDVPGQAGRRAFRNAGRTSRSGAEASLRGEWSHLSTGVAYSYATYRFDRYDVGTVSYAGKPIPGLPAQYAQAFTTVRRAGLWSTAEVTASARASANDAATIFGAGYTVWNWRVGYASPAIGAVTLEPTLAVENLFDRRYASSLVLNATRNRYFEPGLPRRVVFLMSARWR